The Artemia franciscana chromosome 11, ASM3288406v1, whole genome shotgun sequence genome has a segment encoding these proteins:
- the LOC136033382 gene encoding uncharacterized protein LOC136033382: protein MNNINRPNSWSGSAMHGVNQNHYDQIPAEFRADRISYDDLEVPSPSRYPFPLKSESDKSQEKQKKDKINQNYYDQIPAEFRAHRISHDDLEVPSPSRYSFPLKSESEKSPEKQKKEKIKKPRSISVTRLKGSAKKPRSYFGSASTSFGSIPTTIKLSMLNTGLLSFAEESGALAAIADKSVELKDFPKHYDQRKKFPVLLKAEFQVI, encoded by the exons ATGAACAATATCAACCGGCCAAACTCATGGTCTGGATCAGCTATGCATGGTGTTAATCAGAATCATTATGATCAGATTCCAGCAGAATTTCGTGCCGACAGAATATCTTATGATGATCTTGAAGTCCCTTCCCCTTCAAGATATCCCTTCCCACTAAAAAGTGAAAGTGACAAGAGccaagagaaacaaaaaaaagacaaaatcaatcaaaattattatgATCAGATTCCAGCAGAATTTCGTGCACACAGAATATCTCATGATGATCTTGAAGTCCCTTCCCCTTCAAGATATTCCTTCCCACTGAAAAGTGAAAGTGAAAAGAGcccagaaaaacaaaaaaaggaaaaaatcaaaaagccCAGGTCTATATCTGTGACTCGTCTCAAGGGAAGTGCAAAAAAACCAAGAAGCTATTTTGGCTCTGCTAGCACTTCGTTTGGATCAATCCCAACCACTATTAAGCTCTCGATGTTGAATACTGGATTGCTTTCGTTTG ccgAGGAAAGTGGTGCACTTGCAGCAATAGCAGACAAGTCTGTTGAGTTAAAAGACTTTCCAAAACATTATGACCAACGAAAAAAATTTCCTGTTTTGCTAAAAGCTGAATTTCaggtaatataa